From Lentimicrobiaceae bacterium, one genomic window encodes:
- a CDS encoding glyceraldehyde-3-phosphate dehydrogenase: MENCGNKGNESNNHYQETLCHWINDEKAANAFIDVIGKLWFDKSIELIIFRRQLLDRSASNILHKHSYATNIINNPLKIQDSLLLAQAMLNLNLAPARIDIGRLNREWLVEGKNYFSVEAFLKTKLNYIVDAQPRSQKTQDVILYGFGRIGRLAARQLINASGNGSQLRLRAIVTRSNSDDDIRKRASLFRKDSVHGNFEGIAVEDFENKAIFINGHVIRMIAANSPDDVDYESYGIKDALLIDNTGIFRDRANLSRHLKAKGVSKVLLTAPGKGDIPNVVYGVNQESIDLENETIFSAASCTTNAVVPPLSVIERELGIVRGHLETIHSYTNDQNLLDNYHKKSRRGRSAPMNMVITETGAGMAAAKALPSLKGKLTANSVRVPTPNVSLAILALSVARQTSIEEVNEIMRNASLQGTLIEQIRYSTSNELVSSDCIGDSCACVYDSPATLVSDDKRNIVLYLWYDNEFGYTSQVIRLAKHIGQVKSYRYY, from the coding sequence ATGGAAAATTGCGGTAACAAGGGTAATGAGAGTAATAATCATTATCAGGAAACATTGTGCCATTGGATAAATGATGAAAAAGCAGCTAATGCATTTATAGATGTAATTGGTAAACTCTGGTTCGACAAAAGTATTGAACTCATTATCTTCCGCCGGCAGCTACTCGACAGAAGCGCAAGCAATATTCTGCACAAACATTCTTATGCTACAAATATCATTAATAACCCCTTAAAAATTCAAGACTCATTGCTTCTTGCCCAAGCCATGCTAAACCTGAATCTTGCGCCTGCACGCATAGATATTGGTCGCTTAAACAGAGAGTGGCTTGTTGAAGGTAAAAATTATTTTTCTGTTGAAGCATTTCTGAAGACAAAACTGAATTATATAGTAGATGCGCAGCCTCGTAGCCAGAAAACACAGGACGTGATTTTATATGGTTTCGGGCGGATTGGCCGTCTCGCAGCCCGGCAGTTGATAAATGCTTCCGGCAATGGCTCGCAGCTTAGGCTAAGAGCCATTGTAACACGTTCAAACAGCGATGACGATATACGCAAACGCGCTTCCCTGTTCCGCAAAGATTCGGTACACGGGAATTTTGAAGGAATAGCAGTGGAAGACTTTGAAAATAAGGCAATATTTATTAATGGGCATGTAATTAGGATGATAGCTGCAAATAGCCCTGACGACGTTGATTACGAATCGTATGGAATAAAAGATGCCTTATTGATTGACAATACCGGCATTTTTCGCGACAGGGCAAATCTCAGCAGGCATTTAAAAGCAAAAGGCGTCAGCAAAGTACTGCTTACTGCTCCCGGAAAAGGTGATATACCTAACGTAGTGTACGGAGTGAATCAGGAATCTATTGATTTAGAAAACGAAACCATTTTTTCGGCAGCATCCTGTACAACCAATGCGGTAGTGCCTCCTTTAAGTGTTATTGAAAGAGAATTGGGGATAGTAAGAGGGCATTTAGAAACCATCCACTCCTATACCAACGACCAAAACCTGCTCGACAATTACCACAAAAAATCCAGGAGAGGACGCTCGGCGCCTATGAATATGGTTATTACAGAAACTGGTGCCGGTATGGCTGCTGCAAAAGCACTCCCCAGCTTGAAGGGAAAACTTACAGCCAACTCGGTACGCGTACCTACACCCAACGTATCCTTAGCCATCCTTGCATTAAGTGTAGCCCGCCAAACTTCCATAGAGGAAGTGAACGAAATTATGCGAAATGCTTCCCTGCAGGGTACCCTTATCGAACAGATACGCTATTCTACTTCCAACGAATTAGTTTCGTCCGATTGCATTGGTGATTCCTGTGCCTGTGTGTACGACAGCCCTGCCACACTGGTTTCTGACGATAAAAGAAATATTGTTCTATATTTATGGTACGACAACGAATTTGGCTATACAAGCCAGGTAATTCGCCTTGCCAAACACATCGGGCAGGTTAAAAGCTATAGGTATTATTAA
- a CDS encoding RNA polymerase sigma factor RpoD/SigA, translating to MRQLKISKSITNRETASLDKYLQDIGKEEMITADDEVQLAQKIKVGDQKALEKLVKANLRFVVSVAKQYQNQGLSLPDLINEGNVGLIKAAQRFDETRGFKFISYAVWWIRQSILQALAEQARIVRLPLNQVGSLSKISKEASRLEQKYERPPSPNEIAAALDVPEQKIDAALKITTRYVSMDAPIATDEETKLIDVFISEDTPVTDFELMKESLSLEIQRSLSTLTEKERDVINLYYGIGIPHGLTLDEIGAKFDLTRERVRQIKEKAIRRLKHTSRSKLLKAYLG from the coding sequence ATGAGACAGCTAAAAATTTCCAAATCAATAACCAATCGTGAAACAGCGTCTTTAGACAAATATCTGCAGGATATTGGTAAAGAAGAAATGATTACGGCTGACGATGAAGTGCAACTTGCCCAAAAAATTAAAGTAGGCGACCAGAAAGCGTTGGAAAAATTAGTGAAAGCAAATCTCCGTTTTGTTGTTTCTGTTGCAAAACAGTACCAAAACCAGGGACTTAGCCTTCCTGATTTAATTAATGAAGGGAATGTAGGATTGATAAAAGCAGCTCAACGTTTCGACGAAACCAGGGGCTTTAAATTTATCTCCTATGCTGTTTGGTGGATACGACAATCTATACTTCAGGCACTTGCTGAACAGGCGCGTATTGTACGATTACCTCTCAACCAGGTGGGCTCGTTGAGTAAAATTTCAAAAGAAGCCTCCCGCCTTGAACAAAAATATGAACGCCCTCCTTCACCCAACGAAATTGCAGCGGCTCTTGATGTTCCTGAGCAAAAAATTGATGCAGCATTGAAAATTACAACACGCTATGTTTCAATGGATGCCCCGATAGCTACCGATGAAGAAACCAAACTGATTGACGTTTTTATTAGCGAAGATACACCCGTTACCGATTTCGAATTGATGAAGGAATCTTTGTCTCTTGAAATACAACGCTCCTTATCAACACTTACTGAAAAGGAACGCGATGTTATTAATTTATACTACGGAATAGGTATTCCTCATGGACTTACCCTTGATGAAATAGGTGCCAAATTCGACCTGACAAGGGAGCGTGTCCGGCAAATAAAGGAAAAAGCCATCCGCAGACTGAAACATACATCCAGGAGCAAACTTCTGAAAGCATACCTTGGATAG
- a CDS encoding GNAT family N-acetyltransferase, translating to MIKGNNISLRAPEPEDIQKLFEWENDRSLWHLSNTVAPFSRYMLEQYILSASNDIFSQKQLRLMIDLLDNSEKTGCIGIVDLFDFEPIHKRAGIGILLHSDYREKGFASQTLDLLMAYAKETLLLHQLYCNIETNNTVSIRLFQKKGFIVSGTKLQWNFHGNQWHDELFLQCLL from the coding sequence ATGATAAAAGGAAACAACATTTCATTGCGCGCCCCAGAACCGGAGGATATTCAAAAACTATTTGAATGGGAAAACGACAGGTCGCTCTGGCATTTAAGCAATACGGTCGCCCCGTTTTCGCGCTATATGCTCGAACAATACATTCTCAGCGCTTCAAATGATATTTTCAGTCAGAAACAATTGCGGCTGATGATTGACCTGCTTGATAATTCGGAGAAAACTGGCTGTATTGGCATTGTTGACCTGTTTGATTTTGAGCCTATACATAAAAGAGCGGGAATTGGTATTCTCCTGCATTCGGACTACCGGGAAAAAGGATTTGCCTCCCAAACCCTCGATTTACTCATGGCTTATGCAAAAGAAACCTTGTTGCTGCACCAATTATATTGCAACATAGAAACAAATAATACCGTAAGTATCAGACTTTTTCAAAAAAAAGGTTTTATTGTTTCCGGTACGAAGTTACAATGGAATTTTCATGGCAACCAATGGCATGATGAATTATTTTTGCAATGTTTATTATAA
- a CDS encoding S41 family peptidase: MNNRFFFFSKYLVLILVIGLFTNTRNGLAQSYDSRQTVQKFATAMQIIRFAYVDSVNEAKLTETAITEMLKELDPHSVYISKEELREANEPLEGKFDGIGVQFQVFKDTILVVAAISGGPSEKVGIMAGDKIVKINGENAFGKKVNTKYVMDRLRGKKGTKVVVSIFRKGIKGLTSYTITRDKIPLNSIDATYMATSDIGYIKLDRFSQTSMDEFTLSLNTLKKAGMKSLILDLRNNTGGYMNIAIELADEFLEKGKLEVYTEGLKSPRQDFYSTQKGGFEKGKLIVMINEGSASASEIVAGAVQDWDRGLVIGRRSFGKGLVQHPFQLPDSTQIRLTTGRYHTPSGRCIQRPYEESLEDYYLDLYKRYKHGELVNADSIKFPDSLKYSTNNGRTVYGGGGIMPDIFIPWDSSFITKYYSEIFRKGIINQFVMQYIEDHRTDLKAAYPDLNNFSVNFVTDENFLKQFTDYAEKEGVKKLDSDFVISEKYISLVIKGLIARSLFDVGSYYQIVSPLDNELQKAILIIIDDNAFKKLKNKG, encoded by the coding sequence ATGAATAATCGTTTTTTCTTTTTTAGCAAATATTTGGTACTTATTCTTGTTATCGGATTGTTTACCAATACCAGGAATGGTTTAGCCCAAAGTTACGATTCGCGGCAAACGGTACAAAAATTTGCAACTGCAATGCAGATAATCCGGTTTGCCTATGTTGACAGTGTAAACGAGGCTAAACTTACCGAAACCGCTATTACCGAAATGCTGAAAGAACTTGATCCACATTCGGTGTACATTTCAAAGGAAGAACTTCGTGAAGCCAATGAACCCCTTGAGGGAAAATTTGATGGAATTGGCGTTCAATTTCAGGTGTTCAAAGATACTATCCTTGTGGTTGCAGCTATCTCTGGCGGACCTTCAGAAAAAGTTGGAATTATGGCTGGTGATAAAATCGTGAAAATAAACGGAGAAAATGCTTTCGGGAAAAAAGTGAACACAAAATATGTGATGGATCGCCTGCGTGGTAAAAAGGGGACCAAAGTTGTGGTGAGCATTTTCCGCAAAGGGATTAAGGGCTTGACATCTTATACCATTACCCGCGATAAAATTCCTTTGAACAGCATTGACGCCACTTATATGGCTACTTCCGATATCGGGTACATTAAACTGGATAGATTTTCGCAAACTTCGATGGATGAGTTTACTTTGAGTCTTAATACTTTAAAAAAAGCAGGAATGAAAAGCCTTATTCTCGATTTAAGAAACAATACGGGAGGCTATATGAACATAGCAATTGAACTTGCCGACGAATTTCTTGAAAAAGGTAAACTGGAAGTTTATACCGAAGGACTTAAAAGCCCACGTCAGGATTTTTATTCTACCCAGAAAGGTGGTTTTGAAAAAGGAAAACTGATAGTGATGATAAATGAAGGTTCCGCTTCGGCAAGCGAAATTGTTGCAGGAGCTGTACAGGACTGGGACAGAGGGTTAGTTATCGGCAGAAGATCGTTTGGAAAAGGATTGGTTCAGCATCCGTTCCAGCTACCCGACAGCACACAAATTCGCCTTACTACCGGACGTTACCACACACCTTCAGGCAGATGCATTCAAAGGCCTTATGAAGAAAGTCTTGAAGATTATTATTTAGACCTTTACAAACGATACAAACATGGCGAACTGGTGAATGCCGACAGTATCAAATTCCCTGACTCTCTGAAATACAGTACAAACAACGGACGTACCGTTTATGGTGGCGGAGGCATTATGCCCGATATTTTTATCCCTTGGGATTCATCCTTTATTACAAAATATTACAGCGAAATATTTCGCAAAGGGATTATTAATCAGTTTGTTATGCAATATATAGAAGACCACCGCACCGATTTGAAAGCGGCTTATCCCGATTTGAACAACTTTTCCGTAAATTTTGTTACTGATGAAAACTTCCTGAAACAATTTACAGATTACGCCGAAAAAGAAGGCGTGAAAAAATTAGATTCTGATTTTGTTATTTCCGAAAAATATATTTCGTTAGTTATTAAAGGTTTAATAGCCAGAAGTCTTTTTGATGTAGGATCATATTACCAAATAGTAAGCCCGTTGGATAACGAGCTGCAAAAAGCAATTCTAATTATTATAGACGATAATGCTTTTAAGAAATTAAAAAACAAAGGCTGA
- a CDS encoding rhomboid family intramembrane serine protease produces MSDEREKLLRSMLFPFFFIVLLWCIQLCKQFFNADLIFLGILPLRAEGLPGIITAPLIHADYAHLGSNSLPLFMLGSALFYFYREIAFKVIGLSWLMTGIWVWLFARGNSFHIGASGVVYALAAFHFFSGFIRRESKLMAFSLLVVFLYGSMIWGVFPEFFPHKNISWESHLMGSIAGFILSVYFRNDGIQRKVYQWNEEEEEEDDDENSPWKQTEETPPSPSEEQKDDSNKPFLSVHYEIKK; encoded by the coding sequence ATGTCAGACGAACGGGAAAAACTACTCCGTAGCATGCTGTTTCCCTTCTTTTTTATTGTTTTGCTTTGGTGCATTCAACTTTGCAAACAATTCTTTAATGCCGACCTGATATTTTTAGGCATTCTTCCTTTACGTGCAGAAGGTCTTCCTGGAATTATTACTGCCCCACTCATTCATGCTGACTATGCACATTTGGGTTCCAACTCTTTACCACTTTTCATGTTGGGTTCTGCCTTATTTTACTTTTACAGGGAGATTGCATTTAAAGTAATCGGGCTTTCATGGTTAATGACCGGAATCTGGGTTTGGCTTTTTGCAAGAGGGAACTCTTTTCATATAGGTGCAAGCGGGGTGGTTTATGCTTTGGCTGCCTTCCATTTTTTCAGTGGGTTTATCCGGCGCGAATCTAAGCTCATGGCATTTTCCTTGTTGGTTGTTTTTTTATACGGAAGTATGATATGGGGAGTTTTTCCTGAGTTTTTTCCACACAAAAATATCTCCTGGGAATCGCATCTTATGGGTTCCATAGCAGGTTTTATTCTTTCGGTATATTTTCGTAACGATGGGATACAACGTAAAGTTTACCAATGGAACGAAGAAGAAGAAGAGGAAGATGATGATGAAAATAGCCCATGGAAACAAACCGAGGAGACCCCGCCTTCACCCTCCGAAGAACAGAAAGATGACAGCAACAAACCGTTTCTGTCTGTCCATTATGAAATTAAAAAATAA
- a CDS encoding Do family serine endopeptidase — protein MKKYVLAILMAVAGGMISLGAYSLINKEQTSRPLYVDQPQVQMANYVPGTAVTGPDFTNAANMTVHAVVHIKTEYERKSSVYDNFFNDFFNMDPFGGQFQNRVQPIEAFGSGVIISQDGYIVTNNHVVQEAEKISVTLNDKRTFTAEIIGTDPTSDLALIKVEAKNLPYLQFGNSDNVRVGEWVLAVGNPFNLTSTVTAGIVSAKARNINILGIEGAIESYIQTDAAVNKGNSGGALVNGNGELIGVNAAIASNTGSYAGYSFAIPSNIAKKITDDLMKYGEVQRAYIGVSIREIDGNFAEKEGLDGLRGVYVNDVTENGAAKDAGVKTGDVIISIDNVETNSTAELLERVAQYSPGAKVDVQIIRSGKTLHLSLTLKNKEGNTELVKTESKDVISVLGAEFESISKDEANRLGIKNGLKIIKIGKGKLSEVGIREGFIIIAVDKKPIRTADDIYTALKDREGGVLIEGIYPNRKRAWYGFGM, from the coding sequence ATGAAAAAGTATGTTTTAGCAATTTTAATGGCAGTAGCTGGCGGAATGATATCGCTGGGCGCTTATTCACTGATTAATAAGGAACAAACATCACGACCTTTGTATGTAGATCAACCACAGGTACAAATGGCAAATTATGTACCGGGTACTGCAGTTACTGGTCCGGATTTTACGAATGCTGCAAATATGACAGTACATGCAGTTGTACATATCAAAACTGAGTACGAACGGAAAAGCAGCGTATATGATAATTTTTTCAATGACTTTTTTAATATGGACCCTTTTGGAGGACAATTTCAGAACAGGGTTCAGCCTATTGAAGCGTTTGGCTCCGGGGTAATTATTTCGCAGGACGGCTATATCGTTACCAATAACCATGTGGTGCAGGAAGCCGAAAAAATTTCTGTTACGCTTAATGACAAACGCACTTTTACTGCCGAAATAATAGGTACCGACCCAACTTCTGATTTAGCACTTATAAAAGTAGAAGCCAAAAATCTTCCCTATTTACAATTTGGTAATTCCGATAATGTAAGAGTAGGCGAATGGGTGCTTGCAGTGGGAAACCCTTTTAACCTTACTTCCACCGTTACTGCGGGTATAGTAAGTGCAAAAGCGCGGAATATTAATATTTTAGGTATAGAAGGTGCAATTGAATCCTATATCCAGACCGATGCTGCTGTAAACAAAGGTAACAGTGGGGGCGCTCTTGTAAATGGTAATGGGGAATTAATAGGCGTAAATGCAGCTATCGCCTCAAATACAGGTTCGTATGCAGGATATTCATTTGCAATACCTTCCAATATTGCCAAAAAAATCACAGATGATTTAATGAAATACGGAGAAGTACAAAGGGCTTACATTGGAGTTTCTATTCGTGAAATTGATGGTAATTTTGCCGAAAAGGAAGGATTAGACGGTTTACGTGGTGTATATGTTAATGATGTTACCGAAAACGGAGCCGCTAAAGATGCGGGAGTTAAAACCGGAGATGTTATTATTTCTATTGATAATGTAGAAACTAACTCTACGGCAGAATTGCTCGAACGTGTAGCACAATATAGCCCAGGGGCAAAAGTAGATGTACAGATAATCAGAAGCGGAAAAACACTACATCTGTCACTCACCTTGAAAAATAAAGAAGGAAATACTGAGTTAGTAAAAACAGAATCGAAAGATGTTATTTCTGTGCTAGGTGCAGAATTTGAAAGTATTTCAAAAGATGAAGCCAACAGATTAGGAATAAAAAATGGTTTGAAAATTATTAAAATCGGAAAAGGAAAGCTAAGTGAAGTAGGTATTCGGGAAGGATTTATTATTATTGCAGTGGATAAAAAACCCATACGAACCGCCGATGATATTTACACTGCATTAAAAGATCGCGAAGGGGGTGTACTCATCGAAGGTATTTATCCAAACAGAAAAAGAGCATGGTATGGCTTTGGCATGTAA
- the mltG gene encoding endolytic transglycosylase MltG, with translation MTTAGNPFFTSKKQRNIIIVALISVFLLLGTAGFFFYRIFFAGNVQLANKETDYLYIPTHSSFNNVTTILKEKGIIKNMRLFVWVAKQKGYLSKVKPGKYKIFNGMSTNSLVNLLRSGKQEPVRVIFNSIRTKADMASRISKQIEADSASLIQQLNNAGLAKKFGLTTENILVLFIPNTYEFWWNTDAATFIGKMYRYYADFWNEERRNQAAAIGLQPAEVSILASIVEKETNKDDEKPMIAGVYLNRLARGWHLEADPTLVFAANDYTIHRVLNCHKNIDSPYNTYKYPGLPPGPICIPSIASIQSVLHFTRHQYLFFCAKEDMTGYHNFAANITQHRVNAVRYQQELDKRKIKK, from the coding sequence ATGACAACTGCGGGAAATCCATTTTTTACCTCGAAAAAGCAAAGAAACATAATAATTGTCGCACTTATCTCTGTTTTTTTATTGCTCGGCACTGCCGGATTTTTCTTTTACCGTATTTTCTTTGCCGGAAATGTACAATTAGCAAATAAAGAAACTGATTATCTGTATATTCCTACACATTCTTCCTTTAACAATGTTACCACAATTCTTAAAGAAAAAGGGATAATAAAAAATATGCGACTCTTTGTTTGGGTTGCAAAGCAAAAAGGATACCTTTCAAAAGTGAAGCCGGGCAAGTACAAAATTTTCAATGGGATGAGTACCAATAGCCTTGTCAACCTGTTACGTTCCGGAAAGCAGGAGCCCGTCAGAGTTATATTCAATTCTATACGGACTAAAGCCGATATGGCTTCCCGTATCTCAAAACAAATTGAGGCAGATTCGGCTTCGCTAATACAACAATTAAATAATGCCGGACTTGCAAAAAAATTTGGGCTAACCACTGAAAATATCTTAGTACTTTTTATCCCCAATACTTATGAATTTTGGTGGAATACGGATGCCGCTACTTTTATTGGTAAAATGTACCGGTATTATGCTGATTTCTGGAATGAGGAACGCCGAAATCAAGCAGCGGCAATCGGACTACAACCAGCCGAAGTAAGTATTCTTGCCTCTATCGTTGAAAAAGAAACCAATAAAGACGATGAAAAGCCAATGATTGCAGGAGTGTATCTTAACCGGCTTGCCCGAGGCTGGCACCTGGAAGCCGATCCAACCTTAGTTTTTGCTGCAAATGATTATACAATCCACAGAGTGCTAAATTGCCATAAAAATATTGATTCACCGTATAATACATATAAATATCCTGGGTTACCTCCTGGTCCCATTTGCATACCTTCCATTGCTTCTATACAATCCGTATTGCATTTTACCCGCCATCAATACTTGTTTTTTTGTGCAAAAGAGGACATGACAGGTTACCATAATTTTGCAGCCAATATTACACAGCACCGTGTTAATGCTGTACGCTACCAACAAGAACTTGATAAACGCAAAATAAAAAAATAA
- a CDS encoding phosphomannomutase/phosphoglucomutase, translating into MGAFKAYDIRGIYNKDFNRNDVYAIGFFLPELLHTDKVLVGRDARTSSDEIFEALTRGIIDAGADVYDLGLATTPLVYYATACFGFDASVQITASHNPKEYNGLKISKTDCLPVGYDTGLGQLESWLINNKEIKTSDRKGKTIPFDAKTSYVAFLKKYLPNISSLNMAIDCSNGMVSLFAREIFGNTPHYLFENIDCSFPNHEPNPLETENTEPLRYFVKQNQCDIGLIFDGDADRVMFVDEAGNFISPDLMIAIAGMYFSKKMAVGSKCFADCGCDSMQPHKALIDIRTSKSVKNYLKKTGYQVEMWRVGRAYAAIKLREINGLFGGELAGHYYFRDFYYSDSGLLAALILLDVIAGEKAKGNSVSKILQNVSHGYFNSGEINFRIGQKEQAMEALRSHFCTLENPVAFYDFDGYRIEFNDWWFNVRPSNTEPYLRFIAEATDASLLKTKIEEVKKIIQQFS; encoded by the coding sequence ATGGGTGCATTTAAAGCATACGATATCAGGGGTATATATAATAAAGATTTTAACCGGAACGACGTATATGCCATCGGATTTTTTCTTCCCGAACTATTGCATACCGACAAAGTGTTGGTAGGGAGGGATGCCCGTACATCTTCCGACGAAATTTTTGAAGCTTTAACCCGTGGTATTATTGATGCCGGTGCCGATGTTTACGATTTAGGTCTCGCTACCACGCCCCTTGTGTATTATGCCACTGCCTGTTTCGGTTTTGATGCTTCGGTACAAATAACTGCTTCACATAATCCTAAAGAGTATAATGGTTTAAAAATTTCTAAAACCGATTGTTTACCTGTAGGTTACGATACAGGGTTGGGTCAGTTGGAAAGCTGGCTAATCAACAATAAAGAAATAAAAACCTCTGACCGGAAAGGAAAAACCATTCCATTTGATGCCAAGACATCTTATGTTGCATTTTTAAAAAAATACCTGCCCAATATTTCTTCCTTAAACATGGCTATTGATTGTTCCAATGGAATGGTCTCACTTTTTGCAAGAGAAATTTTCGGAAATACGCCTCATTACCTTTTTGAAAATATTGACTGTAGTTTTCCCAACCACGAACCCAATCCGCTTGAGACCGAAAATACCGAGCCATTGCGCTACTTTGTAAAACAAAACCAATGCGATATCGGTTTAATTTTCGATGGAGATGCTGACAGGGTGATGTTTGTTGACGAAGCAGGAAACTTCATCTCGCCCGACCTCATGATTGCAATTGCAGGAATGTATTTTTCAAAAAAAATGGCAGTCGGGAGCAAATGTTTTGCGGATTGCGGCTGCGATTCAATGCAACCCCATAAGGCATTAATTGACATAAGAACTTCAAAATCTGTAAAAAATTACCTAAAAAAAACAGGGTATCAGGTAGAAATGTGGCGGGTAGGCAGGGCTTATGCAGCTATTAAACTCCGAGAAATTAATGGCTTATTTGGAGGAGAACTTGCAGGACACTATTATTTTCGCGATTTCTATTATTCTGATTCGGGTTTGCTTGCAGCGCTCATTTTGCTCGATGTTATTGCCGGCGAAAAAGCAAAAGGTAACAGTGTTTCGAAAATCCTGCAAAACGTTTCCCATGGGTATTTCAATTCGGGGGAAATCAATTTCCGTATCGGACAAAAAGAACAGGCTATGGAAGCTTTACGAAGCCATTTTTGTACTCTCGAAAATCCGGTGGCTTTTTACGATTTTGATGGATACCGCATCGAGTTTAACGACTGGTGGTTTAATGTACGCCCATCAAACACCGAACCTTACCTGCGTTTTATTGCCGAGGCTACCGATGCATCATTGTTAAAAACAAAGATTGAAGAGGTTAAAAAAATTATTCAGCAATTTTCCTGA
- the dapF gene encoding diaminopimelate epimerase — protein sequence MLTEFFKYQGTGNDFIMIDNRTHHFVASQHIIRTMCDRRWGIGADGLILLEEDSKYPFRMVYFNSDGSEATMCGNGGRCIIAFACKLNIIEDQTYFLASDGEHFAKVVAEAPASVIVSLKMQDVLTPQQQNEDWILNTGTPHFVRFVSEIDHLNVYDEGKKIRYSEPFANYGINVNFVKITDNNLTIRTYEKGVENETLSCGTGATASAIAASYKVNSSEFNVTTRGGKLNVRFTKIESGFSDVWLEGAATFVFKGEYPL from the coding sequence ATGCTTACTGAATTTTTTAAATACCAGGGGACAGGAAATGATTTTATCATGATAGACAACAGAACTCATCATTTTGTTGCATCTCAGCATATTATTCGTACAATGTGCGACCGCAGGTGGGGAATTGGGGCGGATGGACTTATCCTTCTGGAAGAAGATTCAAAATATCCGTTCAGAATGGTATATTTTAATTCTGACGGAAGTGAAGCTACCATGTGTGGAAACGGCGGCAGATGCATCATTGCTTTTGCCTGCAAATTAAATATTATTGAAGATCAGACATATTTTTTAGCATCCGATGGTGAACATTTTGCCAAAGTGGTTGCCGAAGCACCTGCATCTGTTATTGTTTCCCTTAAAATGCAAGATGTATTAACCCCGCAACAACAGAATGAAGACTGGATTTTAAATACGGGAACCCCTCATTTTGTCCGGTTTGTAAGTGAAATTGACCACCTTAACGTTTATGATGAAGGGAAAAAGATTCGTTATAGCGAACCATTTGCAAATTATGGAATTAACGTAAACTTTGTTAAAATCACTGATAACAACCTGACAATCCGGACTTACGAAAAAGGAGTTGAAAACGAAACTCTTTCCTGCGGAACCGGTGCCACGGCATCGGCAATTGCCGCTTCATACAAGGTTAACAGTTCGGAATTTAATGTAACAACGAGAGGAGGCAAGCTCAATGTTCGCTTTACAAAAATTGAAAGTGGATTTTCAGATGTGTGGCTCGAAGGAGCTGCTACCTTTGTTTTCAAAGGGGAGTACCCATTGTAA